The following are encoded together in the Nocardioides thalensis genome:
- a CDS encoding AAA family ATPase, with product MRCPVLVSRNEELTRLRDALALPAAGRGGVWVVRGEPGVGKSRLAGELLEEARAGGLAVLAGRAVRAATPVPLRPLGEALLAWLRGGAVPDDPALAPFLPALGRLAPQLRTTADDGEPSVVLIGEALLRLATAIGGRGTLLMIEDLHWADPETLNVLQYVADNIRDVPLVVVATTRPHDVAAVTELVADLHARGALEVVDLEPMADDDVTAMLRACLDGEPPAEVADLVRRYAAGFPLFVEELLADLRDSGALVRRDDTWVAGEQPELVVPRSFARSVAGRLEAVSPAARDVLEAAAMLGTEFDWTIVGAALGLDGRGLSAAMRELRDQRFVVPAPPDGFAFRHALTREAVLESVLPPDRVRLAGVLAEAIAGTVGDTSTDGVVGAADDEAHQQLAELFEAAGEDVRAATHWLAAGRAATERGALVSAGEALARAADLVPADHPTAVEVREAQVGVHALAGDAQAALEVAEPLVEQLTGSASDPARLAELQLRLVRILVAAGRWDEAEERLAGCADHDPALGHVLAARIALGRLDDDLAGERARAALAAVGEDRPEIACEAWEVLGRALRGHDVVASEEAFEEGFRIADRHGLLLWRARNLAQLGSLDIIRRRPTDDRLLAARAALLEIGAVPAAARVEFDIALVRIRLMDVADALARLDRAVAIMRRLRQAELAITIVLRAHAHGLLGDTDAMEADLAEGLALGADDPLVEMSVAGHVRAPVALARGRYDEAHAHFAAADEVLRRHPGLPFSLRGLYALVDTVLHDGEAVRAEVRAWPQVHAPFNWFALGAADAVAAGRAGDAATAEQTFADAAGAMPGDEPWHELCVWALVARAAAADRWGEPERWFRRALDGFVDLGLTEAASATRVAMREAGFAVPRRAAGGDRVPAALQQLGVTAREYDVLRLVVEGRTNKEIADRLFLSVRTVETHVARLLQRTGAADRGGLGAFAG from the coding sequence GTGCGCTGCCCCGTCCTCGTGTCCCGCAACGAGGAGCTCACCCGGCTCCGCGACGCCCTCGCCCTGCCTGCGGCTGGCCGCGGCGGCGTCTGGGTGGTGCGGGGGGAGCCGGGCGTGGGCAAGTCCCGGCTGGCGGGGGAGCTGCTCGAGGAGGCGCGTGCTGGCGGGCTCGCCGTCCTCGCCGGCAGGGCGGTGCGGGCCGCGACCCCGGTGCCGCTGCGGCCCCTCGGCGAGGCCCTGCTCGCGTGGTTGCGCGGCGGCGCCGTACCCGACGACCCGGCGCTCGCGCCGTTCCTCCCGGCTCTCGGCCGGCTGGCGCCCCAGCTCCGCACGACGGCCGACGACGGAGAGCCGTCGGTCGTGCTGATCGGAGAGGCGCTGCTGCGGCTCGCGACGGCGATCGGCGGGCGCGGCACGCTGCTGATGATCGAGGACCTGCACTGGGCCGACCCGGAGACGCTCAACGTGCTCCAGTACGTCGCCGACAACATCCGCGACGTGCCGCTCGTCGTCGTCGCGACCACCCGGCCGCACGACGTCGCCGCGGTCACCGAGCTGGTCGCCGACCTCCATGCCCGCGGCGCGCTCGAGGTCGTCGACCTCGAGCCGATGGCCGACGACGACGTGACCGCGATGCTGCGCGCATGCCTGGACGGCGAGCCGCCCGCCGAGGTCGCCGACCTGGTGCGGCGCTACGCGGCGGGCTTCCCGCTCTTCGTCGAGGAGCTGCTGGCCGACCTCCGCGACAGCGGAGCGCTGGTACGCCGCGACGACACCTGGGTGGCGGGGGAGCAGCCCGAGCTCGTCGTCCCGCGCTCGTTCGCGCGTTCGGTCGCCGGCCGCCTCGAGGCGGTGAGCCCGGCGGCGCGGGACGTGCTGGAGGCCGCGGCGATGCTCGGCACCGAGTTCGACTGGACCATCGTCGGCGCCGCGCTCGGCCTCGACGGCCGCGGCCTCTCCGCCGCGATGCGCGAGCTGCGGGACCAGCGGTTCGTCGTACCCGCGCCGCCCGACGGGTTCGCGTTCCGGCACGCGCTGACGCGCGAGGCGGTGCTGGAGTCGGTGCTGCCGCCCGACCGGGTGCGGCTGGCGGGAGTGCTCGCCGAGGCGATCGCGGGCACGGTCGGCGACACCTCCACCGACGGCGTCGTCGGTGCTGCCGACGACGAGGCGCACCAGCAGCTGGCCGAGCTCTTCGAGGCGGCGGGCGAGGACGTCCGCGCCGCGACCCACTGGCTCGCCGCGGGCCGCGCGGCGACCGAGCGCGGCGCCCTCGTCAGCGCCGGCGAGGCGCTCGCCCGCGCGGCGGACCTCGTCCCTGCCGACCACCCGACCGCCGTCGAGGTGCGCGAGGCGCAGGTCGGCGTGCACGCGCTGGCGGGTGACGCCCAGGCCGCGCTCGAGGTGGCCGAGCCGCTCGTCGAACAGCTGACCGGGAGCGCCAGCGACCCGGCGCGGCTCGCCGAGCTGCAGCTGCGCCTGGTGCGGATCCTCGTCGCCGCCGGGCGCTGGGACGAGGCCGAGGAGCGCCTCGCCGGATGCGCCGACCACGACCCGGCGCTGGGTCACGTGCTGGCCGCCCGGATCGCGCTCGGCCGGCTCGACGACGACCTCGCCGGGGAGCGCGCCCGCGCGGCGCTCGCCGCCGTCGGCGAGGACCGCCCCGAGATCGCGTGCGAGGCGTGGGAGGTGCTCGGCCGCGCGCTGCGCGGCCACGACGTGGTCGCGTCGGAGGAGGCCTTCGAGGAGGGCTTCCGGATCGCGGACAGGCATGGCCTGCTGCTGTGGCGGGCGCGCAACCTCGCCCAGCTCGGCTCCCTCGACATCATCCGGCGCCGCCCGACCGACGACCGGCTGCTGGCTGCCCGTGCGGCGCTGCTGGAGATCGGCGCCGTCCCGGCCGCGGCGCGGGTGGAGTTCGACATCGCGCTCGTCCGGATCCGGCTGATGGACGTCGCCGACGCGTTGGCCCGCCTGGACCGGGCGGTCGCGATCATGCGGCGGCTGCGGCAGGCCGAGCTCGCCATCACCATCGTGCTCCGCGCGCACGCGCACGGGCTGCTCGGTGACACCGACGCGATGGAGGCCGACCTCGCCGAGGGCCTCGCGCTGGGCGCCGACGACCCGCTGGTGGAGATGTCGGTCGCCGGCCACGTGCGGGCGCCGGTCGCGCTCGCCCGGGGGAGGTACGACGAGGCGCACGCGCACTTCGCGGCGGCCGACGAGGTGCTGCGGCGCCATCCCGGGCTGCCGTTCTCGTTGCGCGGGCTCTACGCGCTGGTCGACACGGTGCTGCACGACGGCGAGGCCGTGCGGGCCGAGGTGCGGGCGTGGCCGCAGGTGCACGCGCCCTTCAACTGGTTCGCGCTCGGAGCGGCCGACGCCGTCGCCGCCGGCCGGGCCGGTGATGCCGCCACCGCCGAGCAGACGTTCGCCGACGCCGCCGGTGCGATGCCCGGCGACGAGCCCTGGCACGAGCTGTGCGTCTGGGCGTTGGTCGCTCGTGCCGCCGCTGCCGACCGCTGGGGCGAGCCGGAGCGCTGGTTCCGCCGGGCGCTCGACGGCTTCGTCGACCTCGGCCTCACCGAGGCCGCCTCGGCGACCCGCGTAGCGATGCGGGAGGCCGGCTTCGCCGTACCCCGTCGGGCGGCGGGAGGAGACCGGGTGCCCGCGGCGCTCCAACAGCTCGGAGTCACCGCACGGGAGTACGACGTCCTGCGCCTCGTCGTCGAGGGCCGCACCAACAAGGAGATCGCCGACCGGCTGTTCCTCTCCGTCCGCACGGTGGAGACCCACGTCGCCCGGCTGCTCCAGCGCACCGGCGCCGCCGACCGTGGCGGCCTGGGCGCGTTCGCCGGGTGA
- the ilvD gene encoding dihydroxy-acid dehydratase encodes MTDAPDIKPRSRDVTDGLEKAAARGMLRAVGMGDEDFAKPQIGVASSWNEITPCNLSLDRLAKAVKNGVHAGGGYPLEFGTISVSDGISMGHEGMHFSLVSREVIADSVEVVMNAERLDGSVLLAGCDKSLPGMLMAAARLDLASVFLYAGSIMPGNVDGRDVTIIDAFEAVGACLAGKITREEVDRIERAICPGEGACGGMYTANTMASVGEALGMSLPGSAAPPAVDRRRDGFAHKSGEAVVNLLRRGITARQIMTKEAFENAITVVMALGGSTNAVLHLLAIAREAEVDLTLDDFNRVGDKVPHLGDLKPFGKYVMNDVDKIGGIPVVMKALLDAGLMHGDCLTVTGKTLAENLEEIAPPSLDDDVIRSLDRPIHKTGGITILKGSLAPEGAVVKSAGFDETVFRGTARVFDGERAAMDALEEGRIVANDVVVIRYEGPKGGPGMREMLAITGAIKGAGLGKDVLLITDGRFSGGTTGLCVGHIAPEAVDAGPIAFVRDGDPIVLDVLNRTLEVEVAPEELEARKEGWAPNPPKYTRGVLGKYAKIVQSAAHGAVTG; translated from the coding sequence ATGACCGACGCCCCCGACATCAAGCCCCGCTCGCGCGACGTCACCGACGGCCTGGAGAAGGCCGCCGCCCGTGGCATGCTCCGCGCGGTAGGCATGGGGGACGAGGACTTCGCCAAGCCGCAGATCGGCGTCGCCTCGTCGTGGAACGAGATCACGCCCTGCAACCTCTCGCTCGACCGGCTGGCCAAGGCCGTGAAGAACGGGGTGCACGCCGGCGGGGGCTACCCGCTGGAGTTCGGCACCATCTCGGTTTCCGACGGCATCTCGATGGGCCACGAGGGCATGCACTTCTCGCTGGTGTCGCGGGAGGTGATCGCCGACTCGGTCGAGGTCGTGATGAACGCCGAGCGGCTCGACGGCTCGGTGCTGCTCGCCGGTTGCGACAAGTCGCTGCCCGGCATGCTCATGGCCGCGGCCCGCCTCGACCTCGCGAGCGTGTTCCTCTACGCCGGCTCGATCATGCCCGGCAACGTCGACGGCCGCGACGTCACGATCATCGACGCCTTCGAGGCTGTCGGCGCCTGCCTCGCCGGCAAGATCACCCGCGAGGAGGTCGACCGCATCGAGCGGGCGATCTGCCCGGGCGAGGGCGCCTGCGGCGGCATGTACACCGCGAACACGATGGCCTCGGTCGGCGAGGCGCTCGGCATGTCGCTGCCCGGCTCGGCCGCGCCGCCGGCCGTCGACCGCCGCCGCGACGGGTTCGCCCACAAGTCGGGCGAGGCGGTCGTCAACCTGCTGCGCCGGGGCATCACCGCGCGCCAGATCATGACCAAGGAGGCGTTCGAGAACGCCATCACGGTCGTGATGGCCCTCGGCGGCTCGACCAACGCGGTGCTGCACCTGCTCGCCATCGCGCGTGAGGCCGAGGTGGACCTGACCCTCGACGACTTCAACCGGGTCGGCGACAAGGTGCCGCACCTCGGCGACCTCAAGCCGTTCGGCAAGTACGTCATGAACGACGTCGACAAGATCGGCGGCATCCCGGTCGTGATGAAGGCGCTGCTCGACGCCGGCCTGATGCACGGCGACTGCCTGACCGTGACCGGCAAGACGCTGGCCGAGAACCTCGAGGAGATCGCGCCGCCGTCGCTCGACGACGACGTCATCCGCAGCCTCGACCGGCCGATCCACAAGACCGGCGGTATCACCATCCTCAAGGGCTCGCTCGCCCCCGAGGGCGCGGTCGTCAAGAGCGCGGGCTTCGACGAGACGGTCTTTCGCGGCACCGCCCGGGTCTTCGACGGCGAGCGCGCCGCGATGGACGCCCTCGAGGAGGGCCGGATCGTCGCGAACGACGTCGTGGTCATCCGCTACGAGGGCCCCAAGGGCGGCCCCGGCATGCGCGAGATGCTCGCCATCACCGGCGCGATCAAGGGCGCCGGCCTCGGCAAGGACGTGCTCCTGATCACCGACGGCCGGTTCTCCGGCGGCACCACCGGCCTGTGCGTCGGCCACATCGCGCCGGAAGCGGTCGACGCCGGGCCGATCGCGTTCGTCCGGGACGGTGACCCGATCGTGCTCGACGTGCTCAACCGGACCCTCGAGGTCGAGGTCGCGCCGGAGGAGCTCGAGGCGCGCAAGGAGGGCTGGGCGCCGAACCCGCCGAAGTACACCCGCGGCGTCCTCGGCAAGTACGCCAAGATCGTGCAGTCGGCCGCCCACGGCGCCGTCACCGGCTGA
- a CDS encoding pyridoxamine 5'-phosphate oxidase family protein, with protein sequence MAKVYGSISGRLREFVDKQHVFFVATSPLAADGHVNVSPRGLKGTFGVLDDHTFAWVDTSGSGSETIAHIRENGRVVAMFCAFEGPPNIVRFHGTGRVVTIYDEEYDELASRFDDVPGARAVIVVDVERISDACGYGVPLMSFEGERDLLPRYFGRRGVEGSADYRRRKNRTSIDGLPAFDFDPLEEWSTLDGLAAIRGRLEAFIDRWVAPVTWAVAVDGEIPHVNLPGGKHGLASVMLATVLKHDGSSATVDMSRQQLDEVIAALAPATACTEVEHPNLAAWRAIRDRLDERGGGTLTAVFVRDLTDPITSEVDAALRAAV encoded by the coding sequence GTGGCCAAGGTCTACGGGAGCATCTCGGGTCGGCTCCGCGAGTTCGTCGACAAGCAGCACGTCTTCTTCGTCGCCACCTCGCCGCTCGCGGCGGACGGGCACGTCAACGTGTCGCCGCGCGGCCTCAAGGGCACGTTCGGCGTGCTCGACGACCACACGTTCGCGTGGGTCGACACGAGCGGCAGCGGCAGCGAGACGATCGCCCACATCCGCGAGAACGGCCGCGTCGTGGCGATGTTCTGCGCCTTCGAGGGCCCGCCCAACATCGTGCGCTTCCACGGCACCGGCCGCGTGGTGACGATCTACGACGAGGAGTACGACGAGCTCGCCTCGCGCTTCGACGACGTCCCCGGGGCGCGGGCGGTGATCGTGGTCGACGTCGAGCGGATCTCCGACGCGTGCGGCTACGGCGTACCGCTCATGTCGTTCGAGGGCGAGCGCGACCTGCTGCCGCGCTACTTCGGCCGCCGTGGGGTCGAGGGCTCGGCCGACTACCGCCGGCGCAAAAACCGCACGAGCATCGACGGCCTGCCCGCCTTCGACTTCGACCCGCTCGAGGAGTGGTCGACCCTCGACGGACTCGCGGCGATCCGGGGCCGGCTCGAGGCGTTCATCGACCGGTGGGTCGCGCCGGTGACGTGGGCGGTAGCGGTCGACGGCGAGATCCCGCACGTGAACCTGCCCGGCGGCAAGCACGGTCTGGCGTCGGTCATGCTCGCGACGGTGCTGAAGCACGACGGCAGCTCCGCGACGGTCGACATGTCACGGCAGCAGCTCGACGAGGTCATCGCCGCGCTCGCGCCGGCGACCGCCTGCACGGAGGTCGAGCACCCGAACCTCGCCGCCTGGCGCGCGATCCGCGACCGGCTCGACGAGCGGGGAGGCGGCACCCTGACGGCCGTCTTCGTCCGTGACCTGACCGACCCGATCACGTCCGAGGTCGACGCAGCCCTCCGCGCGGCAGTCTGA
- a CDS encoding MFS transporter, whose protein sequence is MTTTPVASRERILSPAYVATTIGMFGLIAFVAFEAMAVATMMPTVARDLDGLDLYALAFAAPLASGVVGMVAAGMWSDRTGPVAPLLVSMALFAAGLVVAGLAPSMEMLLVGRVLQGLGGGALTVGLYVLVGLVYPPPLQPAVFASFAAAWVLPSLFGPGLAALVADVWTWRWVFLGTIAFVALALVLLAPALRRLEPRAEAGEPGGYSRLWWAVVGAAAVLALELAGSARGAAAVGGVVALAVVWIALGRLLPRGSRVAARGLPAVVATRGLLAAMFFCAEAYIVYVLQEHWDLSAGRAGIALTCVGVVWAAASQVQARLGERVSHSRAMVIGTSIVLLALTGLAGSVLAFESGARPSAVVPVAAYVLAGAGMGFAYPRTGVAMLATSTDQDRGFNSSALSIADSLGAALALSVAGAAFAAAERADQDPFLVVFSLAAAGAVLGVVAASRTSAP, encoded by the coding sequence GTGACCACGACGCCCGTCGCCTCCCGCGAGCGCATCCTGTCGCCGGCGTACGTCGCCACGACGATCGGGATGTTCGGCCTGATCGCGTTCGTCGCGTTCGAGGCGATGGCCGTCGCGACGATGATGCCGACCGTCGCCAGGGACCTCGACGGGCTCGACCTCTACGCGCTGGCGTTCGCAGCCCCGCTGGCGAGCGGCGTCGTCGGCATGGTGGCCGCCGGGATGTGGAGCGACCGCACCGGACCCGTCGCACCGTTGCTGGTCTCGATGGCGCTGTTCGCCGCCGGGCTGGTGGTGGCGGGTCTCGCGCCGTCGATGGAGATGCTGCTCGTCGGCCGGGTCCTCCAGGGGCTCGGCGGGGGAGCGCTCACGGTCGGCCTCTACGTCCTCGTCGGGCTCGTCTACCCGCCGCCGCTGCAGCCGGCGGTCTTCGCGTCGTTCGCGGCCGCCTGGGTGCTGCCGTCCCTGTTCGGCCCCGGCCTCGCGGCGCTGGTCGCCGACGTGTGGACGTGGCGGTGGGTGTTCCTCGGGACGATCGCGTTCGTCGCTCTCGCGCTGGTCCTGCTCGCCCCTGCGCTCCGGCGCCTCGAGCCGCGCGCCGAGGCAGGTGAGCCCGGCGGCTACTCCCGTCTGTGGTGGGCGGTCGTGGGAGCCGCCGCGGTGCTCGCGCTGGAGCTGGCCGGCTCGGCTCGCGGTGCCGCCGCCGTCGGCGGTGTCGTCGCGCTCGCCGTCGTCTGGATCGCGCTCGGCCGGCTCCTGCCGCGCGGGAGCCGCGTCGCCGCCCGCGGCCTGCCAGCGGTGGTCGCGACGCGCGGGCTGCTGGCCGCCATGTTCTTCTGCGCCGAGGCCTACATCGTCTACGTGCTCCAGGAGCATTGGGACCTCTCGGCGGGGCGCGCCGGCATCGCGCTGACCTGCGTCGGCGTGGTGTGGGCGGCCGCGAGCCAGGTGCAGGCCCGTCTCGGCGAGCGCGTGTCCCACTCCCGCGCGATGGTGATCGGTACGTCGATCGTGCTGCTCGCGCTCACGGGGCTCGCCGGGTCGGTTCTGGCGTTCGAGTCCGGCGCCCGCCCGTCCGCGGTCGTGCCCGTCGCGGCGTACGTCCTGGCCGGCGCAGGGATGGGCTTCGCCTACCCGCGGACCGGCGTCGCGATGCTGGCGACCTCGACTGACCAGGACCGCGGCTTCAACTCCTCGGCGCTCTCGATCGCCGACTCGCTGGGCGCCGCGCTGGCCCTGTCGGTCGCGGGCGCGGCCTTCGCCGCGGCGGAGCGTGCGGACCAGGACCCGTTCCTGGTCGTGTTCTCGCTGGCCGCGGCGGGTGCCGTCCTCGGTGTCGTCGCGGCGTCGCGGACCTCCGCGCCGTGA
- a CDS encoding GNAT family N-acetyltransferase, producing MPEVNEHGQQVGDVVPGWEPRSAPEPVELEGRYAKVVPLTSAHYADLFAATCGEDDDALWTYRPIAKPTKLPDLWMHLAGVVESDLTFAILPEGRRAEGFASFLRIDPRTGQVEIAGVLFGRTLQRTRAATEAVHLLMRYAFEDLGYRRFEWKCDSLNEPSRRAAERLGFVYEGRFRNHMVIKGRNRDTDWFSVTDAEWPRVRAAHEAWLDPSNFDAEGSQRSRLRVP from the coding sequence GTGCCAGAAGTCAACGAGCACGGCCAACAGGTCGGCGACGTCGTCCCGGGCTGGGAGCCGCGATCCGCGCCCGAGCCGGTGGAACTCGAGGGCCGCTACGCGAAGGTTGTGCCGCTGACGTCGGCGCACTACGCCGACCTGTTCGCGGCGACCTGCGGCGAGGACGACGACGCCCTCTGGACCTACCGCCCGATCGCGAAGCCGACCAAGCTGCCCGACCTCTGGATGCACCTGGCCGGTGTGGTCGAGTCCGACCTGACCTTCGCGATCCTGCCGGAGGGCCGGCGCGCCGAGGGGTTCGCGTCGTTCCTGCGCATCGACCCGCGCACCGGACAGGTGGAGATCGCGGGCGTGCTCTTCGGGCGGACTCTGCAGCGGACGCGGGCGGCGACCGAGGCGGTCCACCTGCTGATGCGCTACGCGTTCGAGGACCTCGGCTACCGCCGCTTCGAGTGGAAGTGCGACAGCCTCAACGAGCCGTCACGGCGCGCGGCCGAGCGGCTCGGGTTCGTCTACGAGGGCCGGTTCCGCAACCACATGGTGATCAAGGGCCGCAACCGCGACACCGACTGGTTCTCGGTGACCGACGCCGAGTGGCCCCGGGTGCGCGCCGCTCACGAGGCTTGGCTCGACCCGAGCAACTTCGACGCCGAAGGGTCGCAGAGGAGCAGGCTCCGGGTGCCCTAG
- a CDS encoding CHAD domain-containing protein translates to MAAPDLTVGELLPVVLDDLAGRIAERTPAALADAPDGVHQLRTEVRRLRNVLAAFGGLLDPGPVGAVRAQLSSYGDRLGRARDLEVRAADAAAAAAAVGLGAGPSARLVGPLAEAHRTAHAKLVAWVGGHEEIAGLSELGAVTVVGGGRPARVVAQEVLLAQADRALAREADYLSDPDAGHALRKAARRLRHVADAVTKEPGDVLGEPATALGKAGKGIQSLLGDQRDALLLAECVRGLLPDAGPDAPAYLEVVAHAEQRAAAALGDVPGALAELERRRAVMDAGP, encoded by the coding sequence ATGGCGGCGCCGGACCTGACCGTGGGCGAGCTGCTGCCCGTCGTGCTGGACGACCTGGCCGGCCGGATCGCCGAGCGGACGCCGGCGGCGCTGGCCGACGCACCGGACGGAGTCCACCAGCTGCGCACCGAGGTGCGGCGGCTTCGCAACGTGCTCGCGGCGTTCGGCGGCCTGCTCGACCCGGGTCCGGTCGGCGCGGTGCGCGCGCAGCTCTCGTCGTACGGCGACCGCCTCGGTCGGGCCCGCGACCTCGAGGTGCGTGCGGCCGACGCGGCTGCAGCGGCCGCCGCCGTCGGCCTGGGGGCGGGTCCGAGCGCGCGACTGGTCGGGCCGCTCGCCGAGGCGCACCGCACGGCCCACGCCAAGCTGGTCGCCTGGGTGGGCGGTCACGAGGAGATCGCGGGCCTGTCCGAGCTGGGGGCGGTCACCGTGGTCGGCGGCGGTCGCCCGGCGCGCGTCGTCGCGCAGGAGGTGCTGCTCGCGCAGGCCGACCGTGCGCTGGCGCGCGAGGCGGACTACCTCTCGGACCCCGACGCGGGCCACGCGCTGCGCAAGGCGGCCCGGCGGCTGCGGCACGTCGCGGACGCGGTGACCAAGGAGCCGGGTGACGTCCTCGGCGAGCCCGCGACCGCGCTCGGCAAGGCCGGCAAGGGCATCCAGTCACTGCTCGGCGACCAGCGCGACGCGCTGCTCCTCGCCGAGTGCGTACGCGGGCTCCTGCCGGATGCCGGCCCGGACGCGCCGGCCTACCTCGAGGTCGTCGCCCATGCCGAGCAGCGCGCCGCCGCCGCTCTCGGCGACGTCCCCGGTGCTCTCGCCGAGCTCGAGCGGCGGCGCGCAGTCATGGACGCAGGGCCCTGA
- a CDS encoding GDSL-type esterase/lipase family protein — translation MRTPRKLFVALPALLAALVASVALAAPASADDRSGAGFREYVALGDSWSADVVFLNQHGGPDTTHAPLDCFQSRVNYPKLVAAALGVKVFRDATCGSATTAHFAGPQTGLPLGGTNPPQLDRLTRRTDLVTVGIGGNDAGIAAAAMTCISVSPLGIPAPPVPLPDLLPLIDESILPLGACKERFTAGGVDRLAQQIRDAQPLVVRALRQVRRRAPNARVLLVNYLDAIPERGCWPIVPITDADMGYLHDTFARLNRMLARAARNAGVELVDTHPLSTGHHVCSGPTNAYVEGLGLVSVNDVAVGVPAHPNSAGARAQAQSVLRALRP, via the coding sequence GTGCGCACCCCCCGGAAGCTGTTCGTCGCGTTGCCCGCGTTGCTCGCCGCGCTCGTCGCGTCGGTCGCGCTCGCCGCACCGGCCTCGGCGGACGACCGGTCCGGCGCCGGCTTCCGCGAGTACGTCGCCCTCGGCGACTCCTGGTCGGCCGACGTCGTGTTCCTCAACCAGCACGGCGGGCCCGACACCACGCACGCGCCGCTCGACTGCTTCCAGTCACGGGTGAACTACCCGAAGCTGGTGGCCGCAGCGCTGGGCGTGAAGGTCTTCCGCGACGCCACCTGCGGCTCGGCGACGACCGCGCACTTCGCCGGCCCGCAGACGGGCCTTCCGCTCGGCGGGACCAACCCGCCGCAGCTCGACCGCCTGACCCGTCGTACCGACCTGGTCACCGTGGGCATCGGCGGCAACGACGCCGGCATCGCGGCCGCCGCGATGACCTGCATCTCGGTCTCCCCGCTCGGCATCCCTGCCCCGCCGGTGCCGCTGCCCGACCTGCTGCCGCTCATCGACGAGTCGATCCTGCCGCTGGGCGCGTGCAAGGAGCGCTTCACCGCCGGCGGCGTCGACCGGCTGGCCCAGCAGATCCGCGACGCGCAGCCGCTCGTGGTGCGGGCACTGCGCCAGGTCCGCCGCCGCGCGCCCAACGCGCGGGTGCTGCTCGTCAACTACCTCGACGCGATCCCGGAGCGCGGCTGCTGGCCGATCGTCCCGATCACCGACGCCGACATGGGCTACCTCCACGACACGTTCGCGCGTCTCAACCGGATGCTCGCGCGCGCGGCGCGCAACGCCGGCGTCGAGCTCGTCGACACCCACCCGCTCAGCACCGGGCACCACGTCTGCTCGGGCCCGACCAACGCGTACGTCGAGGGCCTCGGCCTGGTGTCGGTCAACGACGTCGCCGTGGGCGTCCCGGCCCATCCGAACTCCGCAGGAGCCCGCGCCCAGGCACAGTCTGTGCTCAGGGCCCTGCGTCCATGA
- a CDS encoding VOC family protein has protein sequence MDQRISFVTLAVADLDATRRFYLDGLGWTADLDVPGEVLMIRAGEHLVLSLWDRAHFEAEVGPIAVGEGVAPFTLAHNVATTDEVDAVLATAEAAGADPVHAAETRDWGGYTGYFGDPDGYRWEIAYNPGPIGEVVLP, from the coding sequence ATGGACCAGCGGATCAGCTTCGTCACGCTCGCCGTCGCCGACCTCGATGCCACCCGCCGCTTCTACCTCGACGGGCTGGGGTGGACCGCCGACCTCGACGTGCCCGGCGAGGTCCTCATGATCCGGGCGGGGGAGCACCTGGTGCTGTCGCTGTGGGACCGCGCCCACTTCGAGGCCGAGGTCGGCCCGATCGCGGTCGGGGAGGGCGTCGCGCCGTTCACGCTCGCCCACAACGTCGCCACGACCGACGAGGTCGACGCCGTGCTCGCGACGGCGGAGGCCGCCGGCGCCGACCCCGTCCACGCCGCGGAGACCCGCGACTGGGGCGGCTACACCGGCTACTTCGGCGACCCCGACGGCTACCGCTGGGAGATCGCCTACAACCCGGGGCCGATCGGCGAGGTCGTGCTGCCCTGA